In a single window of the Pseudohongiella acticola genome:
- a CDS encoding DUF3379 family protein has translation MDDLEFRTRAFSNPLDQQEDLRTAADASPERRQLLDELNELERDLRRTLLAVDIPVGLKEKLTQHARAASPLRNRGLLALAASLVVATGLTLNLFFQPGLSAQDLALHDELVEHLHEEAPSYQSNYDDGGDIGWAQVEAVLEASGTSLTSPDELATMQMIFARLCALGGSRSAHLVARGEHGPISIVFIRTAPVSRRVELRDDRFQGRIIPVNEGNMAVIGERNESLGQYEQMLRESLEWSI, from the coding sequence ATGGATGACCTGGAATTTCGCACGCGCGCATTCAGCAACCCGCTTGACCAGCAGGAAGACCTCCGCACGGCCGCTGACGCCAGCCCTGAACGCCGCCAACTGCTGGATGAACTCAATGAGCTTGAACGGGATCTGCGGCGCACGCTGCTGGCTGTTGATATTCCCGTCGGCCTCAAGGAGAAACTCACACAGCACGCACGAGCCGCGTCACCGCTACGCAACCGGGGGCTGCTGGCGCTGGCAGCGAGTCTGGTGGTGGCAACAGGGTTGACATTGAACCTGTTTTTTCAGCCCGGCCTCAGCGCTCAGGATCTGGCACTACACGATGAACTGGTGGAACATCTGCATGAAGAAGCGCCAAGCTACCAGAGCAATTATGACGATGGTGGTGACATTGGCTGGGCTCAGGTTGAAGCCGTGCTGGAGGCTTCCGGCACGTCCCTTACATCACCCGATGAACTGGCGACGATGCAGATGATATTTGCCAGGCTCTGCGCGCTGGGTGGTTCACGCAGCGCGCATCTGGTGGCGCGTGGCGAACATGGCCCGATCTCGATCGTTTTTATCAGGACTGCGCCGGTCAGCCGGCGAGTGGAACTTCGCGACGACCGTTTTCAGGGACGCATCATTCCCGTCAATGAAGGCAACATGGCGGTCATTGGCGAAAGAAATGAATCCCTGGGCCAGTATGAGCAGATGTTACGTGAAAGCCTTGAGTGGTCTATCTGA
- a CDS encoding sigma-70 family RNA polymerase sigma factor produces the protein MSKSPVQGRNNSDSDRRRRYEALVDELYQDVFRYAFWLTRNRGIAEDLVQETFLRAWRSFDSLQSEKAAKAWLFTILRRENARQYERYRPELVDIDDVSVADEGTPEPDNRQNQVELHQAIMRLGKDYRDPLLLQVIGGFSGKEIADILDLNNNTVMTRLFRARSKLKTILSPDTGAEDAGEDLTDKITD, from the coding sequence ATGAGCAAATCACCGGTCCAAGGACGCAACAACAGCGACAGTGACAGACGCAGACGCTACGAAGCGCTCGTTGATGAGCTGTATCAGGATGTCTTTCGCTACGCCTTCTGGCTCACGCGCAATCGAGGTATCGCAGAAGATCTGGTGCAGGAAACGTTCCTGCGCGCGTGGCGCTCGTTCGACAGTCTGCAGAGCGAAAAGGCTGCCAAAGCCTGGCTTTTCACTATTCTGCGGCGTGAAAACGCCAGACAATACGAGCGTTACCGCCCCGAGCTGGTTGATATTGACGATGTGTCTGTCGCTGACGAGGGCACGCCAGAGCCAGATAACCGCCAGAATCAGGTGGAGTTACATCAGGCGATCATGCGCCTGGGCAAGGATTATCGCGATCCGTTACTTTTGCAGGTGATTGGTGGTTTCAGCGGGAAAGAAATTGCCGACATTCTCGATCTTAATAACAACACCGTCATGACGCGCCTGTTCCGGGCGCGCAGTAAGTTGAAAACAATCCTGTCGCCCGACACCGGCGCAGAAGATGCAGGCGAAGACCTGACTGATAAAATAACAGACTGA
- the dapB gene encoding 4-hydroxy-tetrahydrodipicolinate reductase: MIRIAIAGVAGRMGKTLVQAVTDRAGEARVTAGTTLVADPQAGQDIGLIAGTGLLDIKASATLDQCAENFDVLIDFTSPDATLEHMAWCRQHGKAMVIGTTGFTADQKQQINAAATQMPIVFAPNMSAGVNISLRLLALAAKALGDDVDIEIIETHHRHKKDAPSGTALRMGEVIADALGRDLDEVAVYGREGITDERDRKTIGFATIRAGDVVGDHTVIFAGNGERLEITHKASSRMTFASGAVRAAIWLGSRPAGLYSIDDVLGLD, translated from the coding sequence ATGATACGAATAGCAATCGCCGGCGTCGCCGGACGTATGGGCAAAACCCTGGTACAGGCCGTTACCGACAGGGCCGGTGAAGCCCGCGTAACAGCCGGCACGACTCTGGTAGCAGATCCTCAGGCCGGGCAGGACATAGGTCTGATTGCAGGTACCGGCCTGCTTGATATTAAGGCGTCGGCCACGCTGGACCAGTGTGCCGAGAACTTTGATGTTTTGATAGATTTTACGTCGCCTGATGCAACGCTTGAGCACATGGCCTGGTGCCGTCAGCATGGTAAAGCCATGGTCATTGGTACTACCGGTTTTACGGCTGATCAGAAGCAGCAGATCAACGCTGCAGCAACGCAGATGCCGATTGTGTTCGCACCCAACATGAGCGCAGGCGTCAACATCAGCCTGCGGCTGCTGGCCCTGGCTGCCAAAGCGCTGGGCGATGATGTCGATATTGAAATCATTGAGACCCACCATCGTCACAAAAAGGATGCGCCATCGGGCACCGCCCTGCGCATGGGTGAAGTGATCGCCGATGCCCTGGGTCGCGATCTGGACGAGGTGGCGGTCTATGGGCGAGAAGGCATTACTGACGAGCGCGATCGCAAGACCATTGGCTTTGCCACCATTCGCGCCGGTGATGTCGTGGGTGACCATACCGTCATATTTGCCGGCAACGGTGAGCGTCTGGAAATTACCCATAAAGCCAGCAGTCGCATGACCTTCGCCAGCGGCGCTGTGCGCGCGGCAATCTGGCTGGGAAGCAGACCTGCCGGGCTGTACTCGATTGATGATGTGCTGGGGCTCGATTGA
- the carA gene encoding glutamine-hydrolyzing carbamoyl-phosphate synthase small subunit, with protein sequence MNNPAVLALEDGSVFKGKAIGALGLASGEVVFNTAMTGYQEILTDPSYARQIVTLTYPHIGNTGCNAEDSESDRVWSAGLVIRNLSMTVSNWRSEQSLEEFLQSQNVVSIAEIDTRRLTRLLREKGPLNGCILSGEELAQKGEAFAVEQAKAFPGLKGMDLAKEVSVKSSYQWTQGEWQPLGAGYPEMAHEKPFHVVAYDYGVKRNILRMLAKRNCKVTVVPAQTPAADVLAMNPDGVFLSNGPGDPEPCDYAISAIKTVLETDIPVFGICLGCQLLALACGAQTVKMQLGHHGANHPVQNLDDGTVLITSQNHGFAVDEESLPANLRATHRSLFDGSLQGIERTDKPAFAFQGHPEASPGPHDIAPLFDKFVAQMEKRAAR encoded by the coding sequence TTGAATAATCCAGCAGTTCTGGCCCTTGAGGATGGCAGTGTCTTCAAAGGCAAGGCTATCGGTGCCCTGGGTCTGGCCAGCGGAGAGGTTGTTTTTAACACAGCCATGACCGGCTACCAGGAAATTCTGACCGACCCATCTTATGCACGTCAGATCGTGACACTGACCTATCCTCATATTGGTAATACTGGCTGCAATGCTGAAGACAGCGAATCGGATCGCGTCTGGTCTGCCGGTCTGGTGATACGCAATTTGTCGATGACGGTGAGCAACTGGCGCAGCGAGCAGTCGCTGGAGGAGTTTCTGCAGTCGCAGAATGTGGTATCGATTGCCGAGATCGACACCCGGCGCCTGACTCGCCTGCTGCGTGAGAAAGGTCCCCTGAATGGCTGCATTCTCAGCGGCGAGGAGCTGGCGCAGAAAGGCGAGGCGTTTGCTGTCGAGCAGGCCAAAGCCTTTCCGGGGCTGAAAGGCATGGATCTGGCGAAAGAGGTGTCCGTCAAATCCAGCTACCAGTGGACACAGGGCGAATGGCAACCACTGGGTGCCGGTTACCCGGAAATGGCGCACGAGAAACCCTTTCATGTGGTGGCATACGACTATGGCGTGAAGCGCAATATCCTGCGCATGCTGGCCAAGCGCAACTGTAAAGTGACGGTGGTGCCGGCGCAGACCCCCGCTGCTGATGTCCTCGCCATGAATCCGGACGGGGTGTTCCTGTCCAACGGGCCGGGCGACCCTGAACCATGTGACTACGCGATCAGCGCCATTAAAACCGTGCTGGAAACCGATATTCCGGTATTTGGAATCTGTCTGGGTTGTCAGTTGCTGGCGCTGGCCTGCGGTGCGCAGACAGTGAAAATGCAGCTGGGCCATCATGGCGCCAACCATCCGGTTCAGAACCTGGATGACGGTACGGTGCTGATCACCAGTCAGAACCATGGTTTTGCGGTGGACGAGGAAAGTCTGCCCGCCAATCTGCGCGCCACCCACCGTTCGCTGTTTGACGGGTCTCTGCAGGGCATTGAACGCACCGACAAACCGGCGTTCGCTTTCCAGGGGCACCCTGAGGCGAGCCCGGGGCCGCACGATATTGCGCCCCTGTTTGATAAATTTGTTGCTCAGATGGAAAAACGCGCCGCGCGCTGA
- the carB gene encoding carbamoyl-phosphate synthase large subunit, whose translation MPKRTDLKSILIIGAGPIVIGQACEFDYSGAQACQALREEGYRVILVNSNPATIMTDPAMADATYIEPVTWQIVEKIIEKERPDAILPTMGGQTALNCALDLERHGVLAKYNVEMIGARAESIDKAEDRELFDDAMKAIGLETPRHGIARNMDEAFAALDMVGFPCIIRPSFTMGGSGGGIAYNKEEFVEICTRGMELSPTNELLIDESLIGWKEYETEVVRDKNDNCIIVCTIENFDAMGVHTGDSITVAPSQTLTDKEYQILRNASIAVLREIGVETGGSNVQFGMCPKTGRIVVIEMNPRVSRSSALASKATGFPIARVAAKLACGFTLDELKNEITGGATPASFEPTIDYVVTKIPRFTFEKFPETDDRITTQMKSVGEVMAIGRTFQESMQKALRGLEVGISGLDPILDVGVSDAMDTLRGELMDAGSDRIRYIGDAFRQGWTVDTVAEMTGVDPWFLIQLEDLIQDEQRISEMTLKDLDRDTLYALKRKGFSDSRMSALLHEPEDKVREHRHALGVRPVYKRVDTCAAEFESATAYMYSTYEEECESNPSDRKKIMVLGGGPNRIGQGIEFDYCCVHAALAMREDGYETIMVNCNPETVSTDYNISDRLYFEPVTLEDVLEIVALEKPVGVIVQFGGQTPLNLAAGLEKVGVPVIGTSADAIDLAEDRERFQKMIQKLGLKQPPNCIVRSVEQCITEAEKISYPLVVRPSYVLGGRSMEIVYNKEELNRYMRTTVKVGNDSPVLLDYFLNAAIEIDVDLVSDGKQVVVGAIMQHIEQAGVHSGDSACSLPPYNLPAEVQDRIREQVTALAKELNVVGLMNTQLAYQDGDLYIIEVNPRASRTVPFVSKCIGVSLAKVAARCMAGTSLAEQGFTKEIIPKTFAVKEAVFPFNKFPGVDPILGPEMKSTGEVMGVGETFAEAFSKSQLGAGEKIAKSGNVFISVRETDKPKAAEIARSFQELGFSVVATQGTAAIIEAAGLPVTRVNKVMEGRPHIVDMIKNDEIALIVNTTEGKQAIADSSTIRRTALRHDVFCTTTIASASAVCEALQFGDNLSVYTIQELHARL comes from the coding sequence ATGCCAAAACGTACAGATCTAAAAAGCATTCTGATCATCGGTGCCGGCCCTATTGTTATCGGTCAGGCCTGTGAGTTTGACTATTCCGGCGCCCAGGCCTGTCAGGCGCTGCGCGAGGAGGGATACCGGGTCATTCTGGTGAACTCCAACCCGGCAACCATCATGACCGATCCGGCGATGGCCGATGCCACCTACATTGAGCCGGTGACCTGGCAGATCGTCGAGAAGATCATTGAAAAAGAGCGTCCCGACGCTATATTGCCAACCATGGGCGGGCAGACGGCGCTGAACTGTGCGCTTGATCTTGAGCGTCACGGGGTGCTGGCCAAATACAACGTGGAAATGATCGGTGCGCGTGCAGAGTCGATCGACAAAGCCGAAGACCGCGAACTGTTTGATGACGCGATGAAGGCGATTGGTCTGGAAACACCGCGTCACGGCATTGCCCGTAACATGGACGAAGCGTTTGCGGCGCTCGACATGGTTGGCTTCCCCTGCATCATACGGCCATCGTTCACCATGGGCGGCAGTGGCGGCGGTATTGCCTACAACAAGGAAGAGTTTGTTGAAATCTGTACCCGTGGCATGGAGCTGTCGCCGACCAATGAGCTGCTGATTGATGAATCGCTGATTGGCTGGAAGGAGTACGAGACCGAAGTTGTCCGTGATAAAAATGATAATTGCATCATCGTCTGTACCATCGAGAACTTTGATGCCATGGGCGTACACACCGGTGACTCCATCACGGTAGCGCCGTCACAGACGCTGACCGACAAGGAATATCAGATTCTGCGTAATGCCTCGATTGCGGTGTTGCGTGAGATCGGGGTGGAAACCGGCGGTTCCAACGTGCAGTTCGGCATGTGTCCAAAAACCGGTCGTATTGTTGTGATTGAAATGAACCCCCGGGTGTCCCGCTCCTCGGCGCTGGCCTCCAAGGCCACCGGTTTCCCGATTGCCCGCGTTGCCGCCAAGCTGGCTTGTGGTTTCACGCTGGATGAGCTGAAAAACGAGATTACCGGTGGTGCAACCCCGGCTTCGTTTGAACCGACCATCGATTATGTGGTCACCAAGATCCCGCGCTTCACCTTTGAAAAATTCCCGGAAACCGATGACCGTATTACCACGCAGATGAAATCCGTGGGTGAAGTCATGGCGATTGGTCGTACTTTCCAGGAGTCGATGCAGAAAGCGCTGCGTGGGCTGGAAGTGGGCATCAGCGGTCTGGATCCGATTCTGGATGTTGGTGTCAGTGATGCCATGGATACACTGCGCGGCGAATTGATGGATGCGGGCAGTGACCGTATTCGTTATATCGGTGATGCCTTCCGGCAGGGCTGGACCGTGGATACCGTCGCAGAAATGACGGGTGTGGATCCCTGGTTTCTGATCCAGCTCGAAGACCTGATTCAGGATGAGCAGCGCATCAGCGAGATGACGCTCAAGGACCTGGACCGGGACACGCTGTATGCGCTCAAGCGCAAAGGTTTCTCCGACTCCCGGATGTCGGCACTGTTGCATGAACCTGAGGACAAGGTGCGTGAGCATCGCCACGCTCTGGGCGTGCGGCCCGTTTACAAGCGCGTGGATACCTGTGCAGCCGAGTTCGAGTCAGCGACTGCATACATGTACTCCACTTACGAAGAAGAATGCGAGTCCAACCCCAGCGACCGGAAAAAAATAATGGTGCTGGGCGGTGGTCCCAACCGTATCGGTCAGGGTATCGAGTTTGACTACTGCTGTGTACATGCGGCGTTGGCGATGCGCGAAGATGGCTACGAGACCATCATGGTCAACTGCAACCCCGAAACAGTGTCTACCGATTACAATATTTCCGATCGACTGTATTTTGAACCGGTCACACTTGAAGACGTGCTGGAAATTGTGGCTCTGGAAAAGCCGGTTGGCGTGATCGTTCAGTTTGGCGGCCAGACGCCGCTGAACCTGGCCGCCGGGCTGGAGAAAGTCGGTGTGCCAGTGATTGGTACCAGCGCTGACGCCATCGACCTGGCGGAAGACCGCGAACGCTTCCAGAAGATGATTCAGAAACTGGGCCTGAAGCAGCCGCCCAACTGTATCGTGCGCAGCGTTGAACAGTGCATTACCGAAGCTGAAAAGATCTCCTACCCATTGGTGGTCCGCCCCTCCTATGTACTGGGTGGCCGGTCCATGGAGATTGTTTACAACAAGGAAGAGCTGAATCGTTACATGCGCACCACGGTCAAGGTTGGCAACGACAGCCCGGTGCTGCTGGACTACTTCCTCAATGCCGCCATCGAGATTGATGTCGATCTGGTCAGTGATGGCAAACAGGTGGTGGTGGGCGCCATCATGCAGCATATCGAGCAGGCCGGTGTTCACTCGGGCGACTCAGCCTGTTCATTGCCGCCCTACAATCTGCCCGCCGAAGTGCAGGACCGGATTCGTGAACAGGTCACGGCGCTGGCCAAAGAGCTTAATGTGGTAGGTTTGATGAATACCCAGTTGGCGTATCAGGATGGTGATCTGTACATCATTGAGGTCAATCCGCGCGCCTCCCGCACCGTGCCCTTCGTCTCCAAGTGCATTGGTGTGTCGCTGGCGAAAGTAGCCGCTCGCTGTATGGCGGGTACCTCGTTGGCGGAACAGGGCTTCACCAAAGAAATCATTCCCAAGACCTTTGCCGTCAAGGAAGCCGTCTTCCCGTTCAACAAGTTCCCCGGTGTGGATCCGATCCTGGGGCCAGAGATGAAGTCCACTGGCGAAGTGATGGGTGTGGGTGAAACCTTTGCCGAAGCGTTCTCCAAATCGCAACTGGGGGCAGGAGAGAAGATCGCCAAAAGCGGCAATGTGTTTATCAGTGTGCGTGAAACCGACAAGCCCAAGGCTGCCGAGATTGCACGAAGCTTCCAGGAGCTGGGATTCTCTGTGGTTGCCACACAGGGCACGGCTGCCATCATTGAGGCGGCCGGGCTGCCGGTGACGCGGGTCAACAAAGTGATGGAAGGTCGTCCGCACATTGTCGACATGATCAAAAATGATGAAATCGCCCTGATTGTTAATACGACAGAAGGAAAGCAGGCGATTGCCGACTCATCAACGATTCGCCGCACGGCATTGCGTCATGACGTCTTCTGTACCACCACCATTGCCAGCGCCAGCGCCGTTTGTGAGGCACTGCAATTTGGTGATAACCTGTCTGTGTACACCATACAGGAGCTTCATGCGCGCCTGTAA
- the greA gene encoding transcription elongation factor GreA codes for MRKVPMTMGGAERLRAELNELKSVKRPAIIKAIAEAREHGDLKENAEYHAAREQQGFCEGRIQEIEGKLADSEIIDIASIPASGKVIFGVTATLLNLDTDKTIRYQIVGEDEADVKAGKISVGSPIARAIMGKEEGDEVVVKAPSGDIEYEISKIEHI; via the coding sequence ATGAGAAAAGTGCCTATGACCATGGGTGGCGCGGAGCGACTGCGCGCTGAGCTCAATGAGTTAAAATCCGTGAAACGCCCGGCGATTATCAAAGCCATTGCGGAAGCCCGCGAACACGGTGATCTCAAAGAGAATGCCGAGTACCACGCTGCGCGTGAGCAGCAGGGTTTTTGTGAAGGTCGGATTCAGGAAATAGAAGGCAAACTGGCAGATTCCGAGATTATTGATATCGCCAGCATCCCCGCCTCGGGCAAGGTCATTTTTGGCGTGACCGCGACGCTGCTGAATCTGGATACAGACAAAACCATACGTTATCAGATCGTTGGCGAGGACGAAGCGGATGTGAAAGCCGGCAAGATCTCTGTTGGCTCTCCGATTGCGCGAGCCATTATGGGCAAGGAGGAAGGTGACGAGGTCGTGGTAAAAGCTCCGTCCGGGGATATCGAGTATGAAATCAGCAAGATAGAGCACATCTGA
- the yhbY gene encoding ribosome assembly RNA-binding protein YhbY, translated as MTSSSLNTKQLRSIAHKLKPVVTVAQKGLSETVCNEIDRALEQHELIKVKIMAADRDARKEIADEICQVGRASCVQTIGNIAVLYRPAAKPNPKLSNILRHTPA; from the coding sequence ATGACTTCAAGCTCCCTGAATACCAAACAGCTGCGTTCGATCGCGCATAAACTCAAGCCAGTCGTCACAGTGGCGCAGAAAGGCCTGTCAGAAACAGTGTGCAATGAAATCGATCGCGCTCTGGAGCAACACGAGCTGATTAAAGTGAAGATAATGGCGGCGGATCGGGATGCCCGCAAAGAAATCGCTGACGAAATCTGTCAGGTCGGCCGGGCAAGCTGTGTGCAGACAATCGGTAACATAGCCGTGCTCTATCGCCCTGCCGCCAAACCGAATCCGAAACTGTCGAATATCCTGCGTCACACGCCGGCCTGA
- the ftsH gene encoding ATP-dependent zinc metalloprotease FtsH, with protein sequence MAKNLLLWMVIAAVLLTVFNNINQEPATAQVNYSDFIREVRAGQVRSVNIAGVNVSGMRTDNSRFTSTIPMIGDDQLMDDLFNNNVEIRASEPERQSLWTQLLVASFPILIIIALFFFFMRQMQGGAGGGKGGPMSFGKSKAKLLGEDQIKITFADVAGVDEAKEDVKELVDFLREPDKFQRLGGRIPRGILMVGQPGTGKTLLAKAIAGEAKVPFFSISGSDFVEMFVGVGASRVRDMFDQAKKQAPCIIFIDEIDAVGRHRGAGLGGGHDEREQTLNQLLVEMDGFEVNDGIIVIAATNRPDVLDPALLRPGRFDRQVVVGLPDIRGREQILKVHMRKVPIADNVDAAVIARGTPGFSGADLANLVNESALFAARAGRRLVTMEEFEKAKDKIMMGAERKTMVMSDKEKTNTAYHEAGHAIVGRLVPEHDPVYKVSIIPRGRALGVTMFLPEEDRYSISKRAILSQICSLYGGRIAEEMTLGAEGVTTGASNDIQRATEMARNMVTKWGLSERLGPQMYAEDDGEVFLGRSAGGSQKQHSGETAKVIDEEVKSIIDYCYNKARQLLDDNRDKLELMKDALMEYETIDVEQINDIMAGRKPRPPADWSDSDSGSGSARADSNEDGRDGSSDDSRSDKPVGGPVSDH encoded by the coding sequence ATGGCAAAGAATTTACTGCTTTGGATGGTTATCGCGGCTGTATTGCTGACGGTTTTTAACAATATAAATCAGGAGCCCGCGACAGCGCAGGTAAATTACTCTGATTTTATCCGTGAAGTGCGTGCCGGACAGGTGCGCTCCGTGAATATTGCCGGCGTCAATGTCAGCGGCATGCGCACGGACAATTCGCGTTTCACCAGCACGATTCCGATGATTGGTGATGACCAGCTGATGGATGATCTGTTTAACAACAACGTTGAAATTCGTGCGTCAGAGCCCGAGCGGCAGAGCCTGTGGACGCAATTGCTGGTGGCAAGTTTCCCGATCCTGATCATCATTGCACTGTTTTTCTTTTTCATGCGGCAGATGCAGGGAGGGGCCGGCGGTGGCAAAGGCGGGCCCATGTCGTTTGGCAAGAGCAAGGCCAAGCTGCTGGGTGAAGATCAGATCAAAATTACCTTCGCCGACGTTGCCGGTGTGGATGAGGCCAAAGAAGACGTCAAGGAGCTGGTTGATTTCCTGCGCGAGCCGGACAAGTTCCAGCGATTGGGGGGTCGTATTCCGCGCGGCATTCTGATGGTGGGGCAGCCCGGTACCGGTAAGACTCTGCTGGCCAAGGCAATTGCCGGCGAAGCAAAAGTCCCGTTTTTCTCCATTTCCGGTTCAGACTTTGTCGAAATGTTTGTCGGCGTGGGTGCGTCCCGTGTACGCGACATGTTCGATCAGGCCAAAAAACAGGCACCGTGCATTATCTTTATTGATGAGATCGATGCGGTCGGTCGTCACCGTGGTGCTGGCCTGGGCGGCGGCCATGATGAGCGAGAGCAGACATTGAACCAGTTGCTGGTGGAAATGGACGGCTTTGAGGTCAATGACGGTATCATTGTCATTGCTGCCACCAACCGCCCTGACGTGCTCGATCCCGCGCTATTGCGTCCGGGTCGATTTGACCGTCAGGTGGTGGTAGGGCTGCCTGACATCAGAGGTCGTGAGCAGATTCTTAAAGTGCATATGCGCAAAGTGCCGATTGCCGACAATGTCGACGCGGCCGTTATTGCACGTGGCACACCGGGCTTTTCAGGCGCGGACCTGGCCAACCTGGTTAACGAGTCGGCACTGTTCGCAGCGCGAGCGGGTCGGCGCCTGGTGACCATGGAAGAGTTTGAGAAAGCCAAGGACAAGATCATGATGGGCGCGGAGCGCAAAACCATGGTGATGTCCGATAAAGAAAAAACCAATACTGCCTACCATGAGGCCGGCCACGCCATTGTCGGGCGTCTGGTGCCGGAACATGACCCGGTTTACAAGGTCAGTATTATCCCGCGTGGCCGTGCTCTGGGTGTCACCATGTTCCTGCCGGAAGAAGACCGCTACAGCATCAGTAAGCGGGCGATTCTGAGCCAGATCTGTAGTTTGTATGGCGGTCGGATTGCCGAGGAAATGACGCTGGGAGCCGAAGGCGTCACTACCGGTGCATCCAACGATATTCAGCGTGCCACCGAAATGGCCCGAAACATGGTGACCAAATGGGGGTTGTCGGAAAGACTCGGCCCGCAGATGTACGCCGAAGATGATGGCGAGGTTTTCCTGGGACGCTCTGCCGGTGGTTCGCAGAAGCAGCACTCCGGTGAAACTGCCAAAGTGATTGATGAGGAAGTGAAAAGCATCATCGATTACTGTTACAACAAGGCCAGGCAGTTGCTGGACGATAATCGCGACAAGCTGGAGCTGATGAAAGATGCGTTGATGGAGTACGAAACCATCGATGTTGAACAGATCAATGACATCATGGCCGGTCGCAAACCGCGGCCGCCAGCCGACTGGTCAGACAGTGATAGCGGCTCCGGTTCCGCGCGCGCCGATTCAAATGAGGATGGTCGCGACGGTTCGTCCGATGATTCCCGCTCCGACAAGCCCGTCGGCGGGCCGGTCAGCGATCACTGA
- the folP gene encoding dihydropteroate synthase encodes MSSHPADSGILTPRLQCGSRILDLSSPHVMGILNVTPDSFSDGGALNAGADQRAAGFSVSVDKALRHAERMVADGAAIIDVGGESTRPGAERVSEQQELDRVVPVIESIVRQLDVIVSVDTSSPALMRESAAMGAGLVNDVRALRRDGALAAVAATSMGVCLMHMQGEPGHMQQAPDYDDLLADVLGFLRQRVSACEDVGIARDRICLDPGFGFGKTLAHNYALLRELAQLKDIGLPLLAGISRKSMIGTVVDRPVDGRLPGSLAAAVVAVMHGAKIVRVHDVAETVDAMKVLQAVQARA; translated from the coding sequence ATGTCGTCACACCCTGCCGATTCCGGAATCCTGACGCCGCGCTTACAGTGCGGTAGCAGGATTCTGGATCTCTCCAGTCCCCATGTCATGGGGATTCTCAATGTAACCCCTGATTCGTTTTCCGATGGTGGCGCCCTGAATGCGGGCGCAGACCAGCGTGCAGCCGGTTTTTCTGTGTCGGTCGACAAGGCCTTGCGCCATGCCGAGCGCATGGTGGCAGACGGCGCTGCCATCATAGATGTGGGTGGTGAGTCGACCCGGCCAGGTGCAGAGAGGGTAAGTGAGCAACAGGAACTGGACAGGGTTGTACCGGTCATTGAAAGCATTGTCCGGCAGCTGGATGTCATTGTATCTGTTGATACCAGTTCGCCTGCGCTGATGCGGGAGTCGGCGGCGATGGGTGCGGGTCTGGTTAATGATGTCCGTGCCCTTCGCCGTGACGGCGCGTTGGCTGCGGTCGCCGCTACCTCCATGGGGGTGTGTCTGATGCATATGCAGGGGGAGCCCGGGCACATGCAGCAGGCGCCTGACTATGACGATCTGTTGGCAGACGTACTGGGTTTTTTGCGGCAACGGGTTTCGGCTTGCGAAGACGTCGGCATCGCCCGCGACCGCATCTGTCTCGATCCCGGGTTTGGCTTTGGCAAGACGCTGGCGCATAATTACGCCCTGTTGCGCGAGTTGGCGCAGTTGAAGGACATTGGGTTGCCGCTTCTGGCAGGCATATCACGCAAATCCATGATCGGCACTGTGGTCGATCGGCCCGTGGATGGTCGCCTGCCGGGCAGCCTCGCGGCAGCAGTGGTCGCGGTCATGCATGGTGCAAAAATTGTCCGCGTTCACGATGTCGCAGAAACGGTTGATGCCATGAAAGTGCTCCAGGCAGTGCAGGCCCGGGCCTGA